Below is a window of Candidatus Poribacteria bacterium DNA.
ACGAAAAAACTGGCGTTCGGTGCCGTGAAAGCGGAACTCTTAGGTTTTCTACGCGCGTATTCGCATGTCGATCAATTTCAGAAACTCGGTGTTCAGGTCTGGAACGCCAATGCTGAGGCTTGGGGACGCAACGGTTCCCTCGGACGCATATACGGGGTTCAATGGCGAGAATGGCAAACAGAAGATGGGGCAATCGACCAATTAGCCAGCGTCATTGAACAACTCCGAACGAATCCACACAGTCGTAAACACGTCGTTACAGCATGGAATCCTGGGGAATTAGATCAGATGGCGTTGGAACCCTGCCACATGTTTTTCCAATTCTTTGTGGCGGATGGCAAGTTATCCCTGCAGATGTATCAGCGGAGCTGCGATATGTTCCTCGGAGTCCCCTTTAATATTGCCTCGTATGCGCTCTTGCTGCACATGGTCGCACA
It encodes the following:
- a CDS encoding thymidylate synthase; translation: MEQYINGLRQILDTGVDRPGRNGVTRALFGMQMRYNLEEGFPAVTTKKLAFGAVKAELLGFLRAYSHVDQFQKLGVQVWNANAEAWGRNGSLGRIYGVQWREWQTEDGAIDQLASVIEQLRTNPHSRKHVVTAWNPGELDQMALEPCHMFFQFFVADGKLSLQMYQRSCDMFLGVPFNIASYALLLHMVAQVTGLRPGEFVHTLGDAHIYHEHFEAVKTQLKREPYPLPRLVLDPKVSSIDAFKMQHIQLGNYQHHDAIRAPMIV